In Porites lutea chromosome 7, jaPorLute2.1, whole genome shotgun sequence, a single window of DNA contains:
- the LOC140942599 gene encoding protein YIPF4-like: MAATSVPLYSPSSQPPLDMEVDPPVDEFSFGPPMSQDASMYSGSIEAQEEFMESGRKDDASGGPRYRFPFYSQIFNKKNYDWLLEVDESSDDFNKPLLEELDIDLQDIYYKVRCVVFPIPSLGFKRDVLRDSPDFWGPLFVVVVYAMLALLGQFKVVSWIITIWLLGSLIIFLLARVLGGEVNYSQCLGVIGYSLIPLVLTAAALPLVHYFPMVSFSVKLFGVVWASYSAGSLLIQDELKNKRLLLMYPILLLYIYFFSLYTGA; this comes from the exons atggcggccaCGTCAGTTCCTCTGTATTCTCCGTCTTCACAACCTCCTTTGGATATGGAGGTAGATCCACCGGTGGACGAGTTTTCGTTTGGTCCTCCAATGAGTCAAGATGCCTCTATGTACTCTGGATCCATTGAGGCGCAGGAAGAATTCATGGAAAGCGGTCGGAAAGACGACGCGAGTGGAGGCCCTCGGTACAGATTTCCTTTCTATTCGCaaatttttaacaagaaaaactACGACTGGCTCTTAGAGGTGGATGAAAGTAGCGACGACTTTAACAAGCCACTGCT TGAAGAGCTTGACATTGATTTGCAAGATATCTACTACAAGGTGCGTTGTGTTGTGTTTCCAATTCCATCACTGGGATTCAAGAGAGATGTGCTTAGAGACAGTCCAGACTTCTGGGGCCCTTTGTTTGTTGTGGTTGTATATGCAATGCTGGCATTGTTGGGACAATTTAAG GTTGTCTCATGGATAATAACAATATGGCTGCTGGGATCCCTTATTATTTTCTTGCTGGCCAGAGTGCTGGGAGGAGAA GTAAACTACTCTCAGTGCTTGGGAGTGATTGGCTACTCACTTATTCCGCTTGTTCTGACTGCTGCCGCTCTGCCTTTGGTCCATTATTTTCCCATGGTTAGCTTCAGTGTCAAG CTGTTTGGTGTGGTTTGGGCATCATACAGCGCAGGATCTCTCCTCATACAAGATGAACTCAAGAACAAAAGACTCTTACTTATGTACCCAATATTACTCCTCTATATCTACTTCTTTTCTCTGTATACTGGTGCATGA